In a single window of the Osmerus eperlanus chromosome 4, fOsmEpe2.1, whole genome shotgun sequence genome:
- the si:ch211-117c9.5 gene encoding sodium- and chloride-dependent creatine transporter 1 isoform X3, with protein MEEANSVFLIPYMLIVFIGGIPVFFLEIALGQFMKQGGVSAWNIAPLFKGLGLASMVIVFFCNTYYIMILVWGLYFLLHSFADPLPWATCGHAWNTPNCTLDFRRACHNHSTSPAAALSSTADPSIPASLLSSSSPPKPSVAVLVFNGSCVEPEGMRSPVIEFWERKVLRLSGGLDEPGDISYQMVLCLIATWVIVYFCIWKGVKSTGKVVYFTALFPYLVLVVLLAHGVTLPGALDGIVYYLKPNWSKLWEAQVWIDAGTQIFFSYAIGLGALTALGSYNRFHNNCYQDAFVLAFINSGTSFFAGFVVFSVLGFMAAEQGVDISKVAESGPGLAFIAYPKAVTLMPLAPLWAALFFFMLLVLGLDSQFVGVEGLITGIMDMLPPRSKLGALRREVVVAICCTTCFFIDLSMVTEGGMYVFQLFDYYSASGITLLWQAFWECVVVAWVYGADRFMDDVARMIGYRPLPYMKLCWSYITPLVCVGVFLFHVVNYKPLTYNSVYVYPWWGEALGWLLALSSMLCIPVTVLFKLLRCQGTLRERWQHLTMPVWGRHHLEYLSPESEAKLLPPAGQSKNTMAFESVI; from the exons ATGGAAGAGGCCAACA GCGTGTTCCTGATCCCCTACATGTTGATTGTGTTCATCGGAGGTATTCCTGTCTTCTTCCTGGAGATCGCCCTGGGACAGTTTATGAAGCAGGGAGGGGTCTCTGCCTGGAACATCGCCCCCCTCTTTAAAG GTCTGGGCCTAGCCTCAATGGTTATAGTGTTCTTCTGTAACACGTACTACATCATGATCCTGGTGTGGGGTCtctacttcctcctccactccttcgCCGACCCGTTACCCTGGGCAACCTGTGGACACGCCTGGAACACCCCCAACTGCACGCTCGACTTTCGCCGTGCGTGTCACAACCACAGCACCTCGCCCGCTgccgctctctcctccaccgctgatccctccatccctgcctcgctcctctcctcctcctccccgcccaaACCTTCCGTAGCCGTGCTCGTGTTCAACGGCAGCTGCGTGGAGCCGGAGGGCATGCGATCTCCAGTCATCGAGTTCTGGGA GCGCAAGGTGCTGCGTCTGTCTGGTGGTCTGGACGAGCCTGGAGACATCAGCTACCAGATGGTGCTGTGTCTCATAGCCACCTGGGTCATTGTTTACTTCTGCATATGGAAGGGGGTCAAGTCTACAGGCAAG GTGGTGTACTTCACGGCCCTGTTCCCCTacctggtgctggtggtgctgctggCCCATGGTGTCACTCTGCCCGGGGCTCTGGATGGCATCGTGTACTACCTGAAACCCAACTGGTCCAAACTGTGGGAGGCTCAG GTGTGGATCGATGCAGGAACTCAGATCTTCTTCTCTTACGCCATCGGACTGGGGGCTCTGACCGCTCTGGGCAGCTACAACCGCTTCCACAACAACTGCTACCA ggATGCATTTGTGCTGGCCTTCATCAACAGTGGAACCAGCTTCTTTGCAGGCTTCGTGGTGTTCTCAGTGCTGGGCTTCATGGCAGCAGAGCAGGGGGTGGACATCAGTAAGGTAGCTGAGAGTG GTCCGGGCCTGGCCTTCATAGCCTACCCTAAGGCTGTGACCCTGATGCCTCTCGCTCCACTCTGGGCAGCACTGTTCTTCTtcatgctgctggtgctgggccTAGACAGccag tttGTTGGTGTGGAGGGCTTGATAACAGGGATCATGGACATGCTGCCACCCAGATCAAAACTGGGCGCACTGCGCCGCGAAGTTGTCGTGGCGATATGTTGCACTACCTGCTTCTTCATTGACCTCTCCATGGTAACGGAG ggaggGATGTATGTGTTCCAGCTGTTTGACTACTACTCTGCCAGTGGGATCACTCTCCTATGGCAGGCCTTCTgggagtgtgtggtggtggccTGGGTCTATG GTGCTGATCGTTTCATGGACGACGTGGCCCGAATGATTGGATATCGGCCCCTGCCCTACATGAAACTGTGCTGGTCCTACATCACTCCCctcgtgtgtgtg ggagtGTTCCTGTTCCATGTGGTGAACTACAAGCCCCTGACCTATAACTCGGTGTATGTGTACCCCTGGTGGGGAGAGGCGCTGGGCTGGCTGctggccctgtcctccatgCTGTGCATCCCCGTCACCGTCCTCTTCAAGCTGCTGCGCTGCCAAGGCACCCTCCGAGAG
- the si:ch211-117c9.5 gene encoding sodium- and chloride-dependent creatine transporter 1 isoform X4, whose translation MLIVFIGGIPVFFLEIALGQFMKQGGVSAWNIAPLFKGLGLASMVIVFFCNTYYIMILVWGLYFLLHSFADPLPWATCGHAWNTPNCTLDFRRACHNHSTSPAAALSSTADPSIPASLLSSSSPPKPSVAVLVFNGSCVEPEGMRSPVIEFWERKVLRLSGGLDEPGDISYQMVLCLIATWVIVYFCIWKGVKSTGKVVYFTALFPYLVLVVLLAHGVTLPGALDGIVYYLKPNWSKLWEAQVWIDAGTQIFFSYAIGLGALTALGSYNRFHNNCYQDAFVLAFINSGTSFFAGFVVFSVLGFMAAEQGVDISKVAESGPGLAFIAYPKAVTLMPLAPLWAALFFFMLLVLGLDSQFVGVEGLITGIMDMLPPRSKLGALRREVVVAICCTTCFFIDLSMVTEGGMYVFQLFDYYSASGITLLWQAFWECVVVAWVYGADRFMDDVARMIGYRPLPYMKLCWSYITPLVCVGVFLFHVVNYKPLTYNSVYVYPWWGEALGWLLALSSMLCIPVTVLFKLLRCQGTLRERWQHLTMPVWGRHHLEYLSPESEAKLLPPAGQSKNTMAFESVI comes from the exons ATGTTGATTGTGTTCATCGGAGGTATTCCTGTCTTCTTCCTGGAGATCGCCCTGGGACAGTTTATGAAGCAGGGAGGGGTCTCTGCCTGGAACATCGCCCCCCTCTTTAAAG GTCTGGGCCTAGCCTCAATGGTTATAGTGTTCTTCTGTAACACGTACTACATCATGATCCTGGTGTGGGGTCtctacttcctcctccactccttcgCCGACCCGTTACCCTGGGCAACCTGTGGACACGCCTGGAACACCCCCAACTGCACGCTCGACTTTCGCCGTGCGTGTCACAACCACAGCACCTCGCCCGCTgccgctctctcctccaccgctgatccctccatccctgcctcgctcctctcctcctcctccccgcccaaACCTTCCGTAGCCGTGCTCGTGTTCAACGGCAGCTGCGTGGAGCCGGAGGGCATGCGATCTCCAGTCATCGAGTTCTGGGA GCGCAAGGTGCTGCGTCTGTCTGGTGGTCTGGACGAGCCTGGAGACATCAGCTACCAGATGGTGCTGTGTCTCATAGCCACCTGGGTCATTGTTTACTTCTGCATATGGAAGGGGGTCAAGTCTACAGGCAAG GTGGTGTACTTCACGGCCCTGTTCCCCTacctggtgctggtggtgctgctggCCCATGGTGTCACTCTGCCCGGGGCTCTGGATGGCATCGTGTACTACCTGAAACCCAACTGGTCCAAACTGTGGGAGGCTCAG GTGTGGATCGATGCAGGAACTCAGATCTTCTTCTCTTACGCCATCGGACTGGGGGCTCTGACCGCTCTGGGCAGCTACAACCGCTTCCACAACAACTGCTACCA ggATGCATTTGTGCTGGCCTTCATCAACAGTGGAACCAGCTTCTTTGCAGGCTTCGTGGTGTTCTCAGTGCTGGGCTTCATGGCAGCAGAGCAGGGGGTGGACATCAGTAAGGTAGCTGAGAGTG GTCCGGGCCTGGCCTTCATAGCCTACCCTAAGGCTGTGACCCTGATGCCTCTCGCTCCACTCTGGGCAGCACTGTTCTTCTtcatgctgctggtgctgggccTAGACAGccag tttGTTGGTGTGGAGGGCTTGATAACAGGGATCATGGACATGCTGCCACCCAGATCAAAACTGGGCGCACTGCGCCGCGAAGTTGTCGTGGCGATATGTTGCACTACCTGCTTCTTCATTGACCTCTCCATGGTAACGGAG ggaggGATGTATGTGTTCCAGCTGTTTGACTACTACTCTGCCAGTGGGATCACTCTCCTATGGCAGGCCTTCTgggagtgtgtggtggtggccTGGGTCTATG GTGCTGATCGTTTCATGGACGACGTGGCCCGAATGATTGGATATCGGCCCCTGCCCTACATGAAACTGTGCTGGTCCTACATCACTCCCctcgtgtgtgtg ggagtGTTCCTGTTCCATGTGGTGAACTACAAGCCCCTGACCTATAACTCGGTGTATGTGTACCCCTGGTGGGGAGAGGCGCTGGGCTGGCTGctggccctgtcctccatgCTGTGCATCCCCGTCACCGTCCTCTTCAAGCTGCTGCGCTGCCAAGGCACCCTCCGAGAG
- the si:ch211-117c9.5 gene encoding sodium- and chloride-dependent creatine transporter 1 isoform X2 produces the protein MDFIMSCVGFAVGLGNVWRFPYLCYKNGGGVFLIPYMLIVFIGGIPVFFLEIALGQFMKQGGVSAWNIAPLFKGLGLASMVIVFFCNTYYIMILVWGLYFLLHSFADPLPWATCGHAWNTPNCTLDFRRACHNHSTSPAAALSSTADPSIPASLLSSSSPPKPSVAVLVFNGSCVEPEGMRSPVIEFWERKVLRLSGGLDEPGDISYQMVLCLIATWVIVYFCIWKGVKSTGKVVYFTALFPYLVLVVLLAHGVTLPGALDGIVYYLKPNWSKLWEAQVWIDAGTQIFFSYAIGLGALTALGSYNRFHNNCYQDAFVLAFINSGTSFFAGFVVFSVLGFMAAEQGVDISKVAESGPGLAFIAYPKAVTLMPLAPLWAALFFFMLLVLGLDSQFVGVEGLITGIMDMLPPRSKLGALRREVVVAICCTTCFFIDLSMVTEGGMYVFQLFDYYSASGITLLWQAFWECVVVAWVYGADRFMDDVARMIGYRPLPYMKLCWSYITPLVCVGVFLFHVVNYKPLTYNSVYVYPWWGEALGWLLALSSMLCIPVTVLFKLLRCQGTLRERWQHLTMPVWGRHHLEYLSPESEAKLLPPAGQSKNTMAFESVI, from the exons ATGGACTTCATCATGTCCTGCGTGGGCTTTGCCGTTGGGCTGGGCAACGTGTGGCGCTTCCCTTACCTCTGCTACAAGAATGGAGGAG GCGTGTTCCTGATCCCCTACATGTTGATTGTGTTCATCGGAGGTATTCCTGTCTTCTTCCTGGAGATCGCCCTGGGACAGTTTATGAAGCAGGGAGGGGTCTCTGCCTGGAACATCGCCCCCCTCTTTAAAG GTCTGGGCCTAGCCTCAATGGTTATAGTGTTCTTCTGTAACACGTACTACATCATGATCCTGGTGTGGGGTCtctacttcctcctccactccttcgCCGACCCGTTACCCTGGGCAACCTGTGGACACGCCTGGAACACCCCCAACTGCACGCTCGACTTTCGCCGTGCGTGTCACAACCACAGCACCTCGCCCGCTgccgctctctcctccaccgctgatccctccatccctgcctcgctcctctcctcctcctccccgcccaaACCTTCCGTAGCCGTGCTCGTGTTCAACGGCAGCTGCGTGGAGCCGGAGGGCATGCGATCTCCAGTCATCGAGTTCTGGGA GCGCAAGGTGCTGCGTCTGTCTGGTGGTCTGGACGAGCCTGGAGACATCAGCTACCAGATGGTGCTGTGTCTCATAGCCACCTGGGTCATTGTTTACTTCTGCATATGGAAGGGGGTCAAGTCTACAGGCAAG GTGGTGTACTTCACGGCCCTGTTCCCCTacctggtgctggtggtgctgctggCCCATGGTGTCACTCTGCCCGGGGCTCTGGATGGCATCGTGTACTACCTGAAACCCAACTGGTCCAAACTGTGGGAGGCTCAG GTGTGGATCGATGCAGGAACTCAGATCTTCTTCTCTTACGCCATCGGACTGGGGGCTCTGACCGCTCTGGGCAGCTACAACCGCTTCCACAACAACTGCTACCA ggATGCATTTGTGCTGGCCTTCATCAACAGTGGAACCAGCTTCTTTGCAGGCTTCGTGGTGTTCTCAGTGCTGGGCTTCATGGCAGCAGAGCAGGGGGTGGACATCAGTAAGGTAGCTGAGAGTG GTCCGGGCCTGGCCTTCATAGCCTACCCTAAGGCTGTGACCCTGATGCCTCTCGCTCCACTCTGGGCAGCACTGTTCTTCTtcatgctgctggtgctgggccTAGACAGccag tttGTTGGTGTGGAGGGCTTGATAACAGGGATCATGGACATGCTGCCACCCAGATCAAAACTGGGCGCACTGCGCCGCGAAGTTGTCGTGGCGATATGTTGCACTACCTGCTTCTTCATTGACCTCTCCATGGTAACGGAG ggaggGATGTATGTGTTCCAGCTGTTTGACTACTACTCTGCCAGTGGGATCACTCTCCTATGGCAGGCCTTCTgggagtgtgtggtggtggccTGGGTCTATG GTGCTGATCGTTTCATGGACGACGTGGCCCGAATGATTGGATATCGGCCCCTGCCCTACATGAAACTGTGCTGGTCCTACATCACTCCCctcgtgtgtgtg ggagtGTTCCTGTTCCATGTGGTGAACTACAAGCCCCTGACCTATAACTCGGTGTATGTGTACCCCTGGTGGGGAGAGGCGCTGGGCTGGCTGctggccctgtcctccatgCTGTGCATCCCCGTCACCGTCCTCTTCAAGCTGCTGCGCTGCCAAGGCACCCTCCGAGAG
- the si:ch211-117c9.5 gene encoding sodium- and chloride-dependent creatine transporter 1 isoform X1, whose protein sequence is MSPEVEDNSPGDILLSQDEVGIPVEEESGGVARPLVPAPGAGEGGEEGGGGPSQALSQATAVPVVERETWTRQMDFIMSCVGFAVGLGNVWRFPYLCYKNGGGVFLIPYMLIVFIGGIPVFFLEIALGQFMKQGGVSAWNIAPLFKGLGLASMVIVFFCNTYYIMILVWGLYFLLHSFADPLPWATCGHAWNTPNCTLDFRRACHNHSTSPAAALSSTADPSIPASLLSSSSPPKPSVAVLVFNGSCVEPEGMRSPVIEFWERKVLRLSGGLDEPGDISYQMVLCLIATWVIVYFCIWKGVKSTGKVVYFTALFPYLVLVVLLAHGVTLPGALDGIVYYLKPNWSKLWEAQVWIDAGTQIFFSYAIGLGALTALGSYNRFHNNCYQDAFVLAFINSGTSFFAGFVVFSVLGFMAAEQGVDISKVAESGPGLAFIAYPKAVTLMPLAPLWAALFFFMLLVLGLDSQFVGVEGLITGIMDMLPPRSKLGALRREVVVAICCTTCFFIDLSMVTEGGMYVFQLFDYYSASGITLLWQAFWECVVVAWVYGADRFMDDVARMIGYRPLPYMKLCWSYITPLVCVGVFLFHVVNYKPLTYNSVYVYPWWGEALGWLLALSSMLCIPVTVLFKLLRCQGTLRERWQHLTMPVWGRHHLEYLSPESEAKLLPPAGQSKNTMAFESVI, encoded by the exons ATGTCTCCCGAAGTGGAAGACAACAGCCCAG ggGACATCCTTCTCTCCCAGGACGAGGTTGGGATTCCTGTAGAAGAGGAGAGTGGTGGGGTGGCTCGCCCCCTGGTGCCTGCTCCTGGGGCGGGGGAAGGGGGCGAAGAAGGAGGGGGTGGCCCCTCCCAGGCCCTCAGCCAGGCCACAGCAGTGcctgtggtggagagagagacctggaccAGACAGATGGACTTCATCATGTCCTGCGTGGGCTTTGCCGTTGGGCTGGGCAACGTGTGGCGCTTCCCTTACCTCTGCTACAAGAATGGAGGAG GCGTGTTCCTGATCCCCTACATGTTGATTGTGTTCATCGGAGGTATTCCTGTCTTCTTCCTGGAGATCGCCCTGGGACAGTTTATGAAGCAGGGAGGGGTCTCTGCCTGGAACATCGCCCCCCTCTTTAAAG GTCTGGGCCTAGCCTCAATGGTTATAGTGTTCTTCTGTAACACGTACTACATCATGATCCTGGTGTGGGGTCtctacttcctcctccactccttcgCCGACCCGTTACCCTGGGCAACCTGTGGACACGCCTGGAACACCCCCAACTGCACGCTCGACTTTCGCCGTGCGTGTCACAACCACAGCACCTCGCCCGCTgccgctctctcctccaccgctgatccctccatccctgcctcgctcctctcctcctcctccccgcccaaACCTTCCGTAGCCGTGCTCGTGTTCAACGGCAGCTGCGTGGAGCCGGAGGGCATGCGATCTCCAGTCATCGAGTTCTGGGA GCGCAAGGTGCTGCGTCTGTCTGGTGGTCTGGACGAGCCTGGAGACATCAGCTACCAGATGGTGCTGTGTCTCATAGCCACCTGGGTCATTGTTTACTTCTGCATATGGAAGGGGGTCAAGTCTACAGGCAAG GTGGTGTACTTCACGGCCCTGTTCCCCTacctggtgctggtggtgctgctggCCCATGGTGTCACTCTGCCCGGGGCTCTGGATGGCATCGTGTACTACCTGAAACCCAACTGGTCCAAACTGTGGGAGGCTCAG GTGTGGATCGATGCAGGAACTCAGATCTTCTTCTCTTACGCCATCGGACTGGGGGCTCTGACCGCTCTGGGCAGCTACAACCGCTTCCACAACAACTGCTACCA ggATGCATTTGTGCTGGCCTTCATCAACAGTGGAACCAGCTTCTTTGCAGGCTTCGTGGTGTTCTCAGTGCTGGGCTTCATGGCAGCAGAGCAGGGGGTGGACATCAGTAAGGTAGCTGAGAGTG GTCCGGGCCTGGCCTTCATAGCCTACCCTAAGGCTGTGACCCTGATGCCTCTCGCTCCACTCTGGGCAGCACTGTTCTTCTtcatgctgctggtgctgggccTAGACAGccag tttGTTGGTGTGGAGGGCTTGATAACAGGGATCATGGACATGCTGCCACCCAGATCAAAACTGGGCGCACTGCGCCGCGAAGTTGTCGTGGCGATATGTTGCACTACCTGCTTCTTCATTGACCTCTCCATGGTAACGGAG ggaggGATGTATGTGTTCCAGCTGTTTGACTACTACTCTGCCAGTGGGATCACTCTCCTATGGCAGGCCTTCTgggagtgtgtggtggtggccTGGGTCTATG GTGCTGATCGTTTCATGGACGACGTGGCCCGAATGATTGGATATCGGCCCCTGCCCTACATGAAACTGTGCTGGTCCTACATCACTCCCctcgtgtgtgtg ggagtGTTCCTGTTCCATGTGGTGAACTACAAGCCCCTGACCTATAACTCGGTGTATGTGTACCCCTGGTGGGGAGAGGCGCTGGGCTGGCTGctggccctgtcctccatgCTGTGCATCCCCGTCACCGTCCTCTTCAAGCTGCTGCGCTGCCAAGGCACCCTCCGAGAG
- the LOC134018496 gene encoding transmembrane prolyl 4-hydroxylase-like gives MGESQESLQNPCNESLSYMPPQLPPLPGRERLQIQKSNVCSRAYFVVVMVFFHVYIINVIALLLYVHYSNGPPDINSDGGSPTAGSPLSRSDQPLDTDLDDRQSFSLPRIEGIRVGHVQKVYLVPDRTHQMKTLSLKPLLFEIPGFLSEEECGVVVQLAQLKGLMESQVTLPSGAREETGQPPLSLSTAEIFSLLDLDQDGFLQREEILSHSRSREGTWLGPENLRQTLAGLEASPAGVLSLEEFRRVCDGMSQQPLQQQQGGAGQGRPKQKSKHTWLYQGPGSHHVLHTLRNRVTRLTRLPSPLVVLSEPLQVLRYEQGGFSHAHHDSSPSHSGTTCAHTCLAGNTSALTEISCRYITVLFYLNAVEGGGETSFPVADNRTYEEEALLQGGVDLTDTQQHCARGNLRTRPTAGTALLWYNHLSDGKGWMGELDEYSLHGSCPVTRGVKWVAKSWVNVDPDQQRQARYQRLVTHRETREADREEQSHPHPHSNLHQDL, from the exons ATGGGCGAATCTCAGGAAAGCCTTCAGAACCCGTGTAACGAATCACTGTCGTATATGCCCCCGCAACTGCCACCGCTGCCGGGGCGAGAGCGATTGCAGATTCAGAAAAGCAATGTCTGCTCAAGGGCTTATTTTGTGGTGGTCATGGTTTTCTTCCATGTGTACATTATAAACGTAATTGCTCTGCTACTGTACGTGCACTACAGCAACGGACCCCCGGACATCAATTCCGACGGTGGCTCTCCTACAGCTGGAAGTCCTCTTTCCCGGTCTGACCAACCACTAGACACTGATTTGGATGATCGTCAGAGTTTCAGCCTGCCTCGTATTGAAGGAATAAGG GTGGGTCATGTTCAGAAGGTGTATTTGGTGCCAGACAGAACACACCAGATGAAAACCTTGAGCCTCAAGCCTCTGCTCTTTG AGATCCCAGGCTTCCTGTCCGAAGAGGAGTGTGGCGTGGTGGTGCAGCTGGCCCAGCTGAAGGGGCTGATGGAGAGCCAGGTCACACTGCCCTCTGGTGCCCgggaggagacagggcagcCCCCGCTGTCACTGAGCACAGCAGAGATCTTCAGCCTGCTAGACCTGGACCAGGACGGGTtcctgcagagggaggag ATCCTGAGTCATTCCCGATCGAGAGAGGGAACGTGGCTCGGTCCCGAAAACCTACGACAGACGCTCGCAGGCCTGGAAGCCAGCCCAGCAG GTGTGCTGAGTTTGGAGGAGTTCCGGCGTGTGTGCGACGGCATGTCCCAGCAacccctgcagcagcagcaaggTGGAGCCGGGCAGGGCCGGCCGAAACAGAAGAGCAAGCACACGTGGCTGTACCAAGGCCCAGGATCCCACCACgtactacacacactcaggaacag GGTAACTCGTTTGACACGTCTTCCCTCCCCATTGGTTGTGCTGAGCGAGCCTCTTCAGGTCCTTCGCTATGAGCAGGGAGGATTTAGTCACGCCCACCATGACAGCAGCCCCTCCCACTCAGGGACGACCTGTGCACACACGTGTCTGGCAGGAAACACATCTGCACTCACGGAGatctcctgcag GTATATTACTGTGTTGTTCTACTTGAAtgctgtggaggggggtggagagaccaGCTTCCCTGTGGCAGATAATCGCAcctatgaggaggag gcTCTGCTGCAGGGGGGTGTGgatctgacagacacacagcagcactgcGCCAGAGGGAATCTGAGGACAAGGCCCACTGCTGGCACTGCTCTCCTTTGGTACAACCACCTTTCTGATGGAAAAG ggTGGATGGGTGAGCTGGATGAGTACTCCCTCCATGGTAGCTGCCCAGTCACCCGGGGGGTGAAGTGGGTAGCCAAGTCGTGGGTCAACGTGGACCCGGACCAGCAGCGGCAGGCCCGCTATCAGAGACTGGTGACCCACCGAGAGACTAGGGAGGcggacagagaggagcagagccaccctcaccctcacagtaACCTTCAC CAGGACCTATAG
- the LOC134019512 gene encoding secreted frizzled-related protein 5, translating into MGIMSDPPPTPSLERAICGVARPIDNANDPGALNVSHRGLRAQLHCCPPLGVRTLYNFSYPGIFTWVPGNNNNNNMSAPPSISSSLQRRHIPAPVLLLLLLVGSGYPSVLRPGAGGGAEAKVRARSRVRTGAGAEAEARLGAAESQIEIVTGSDVEEWTGAGVLSGSILSHGGGGGQWDSRGSSRCVPVPSGMALCQDIGYDTMRMPNLLGHESPGEAVQQSASWLPLLARECHPDARIFLCSLFAPICLDRFVSPCRSICEAVRDSCAPIMSCYGYPWPDILRCDQFPADHLMCISSITNASVSVSARGHKVPQASCRDCELEEASSAKDLLETFCRSDFVVKLRLTRLESSQVSLTQFTLASKLEVLKHGPLLGGQIRSRMQLWLERDATCVRNMTRRQPRGGTFLVTGTMQGERLVVNKAFAWQKRDRNLMVAARKWKRHRCRN; encoded by the exons ATGGGGATAATGAGCgaccccccgcccaccccctccctcgagAGAGCAATTTGCGGTGTGGCCAGGCCCATTGACAATGCTAATGACCCCGGGGCGCTGAATGTCTCTCACAGGGGACTGAGAGCACAGCTGCATTGTTGTCCTCCCCTGGGT GTGAGGACCCTCTACAACTTCTCCTACCCTGGAATATTCACCTGGGTTcctggcaacaacaacaacaacaacatgtctGCGCCTCCATCTATCTCCTCTTCCCTTCAGAGGCGTCACATTCCAGCGcctgtcctgctcctcctgcttcttGTAGGGTCTGGCTACCCCTCCGTCCTGAGGCCTGGAGCTGGTGGTGGGGCCGAGGCTAAAGTGAGGGCCAGATCAAGGGTGAggaccggggctggggctgaagcTGAGGCTAGGCTTGGGGCTGCCGAGTCTCAGATCGAGATAGTGACCGGCAGTGACGTTGAGGAATGGACCGGAGCAGGAGTTCTCTCGGGGTCAATCCTGTCACACGGTGGCGGAGGCGGGCAGTGGGACTCGCGCGGCTCCTCTCGTTGTGTGCCCGTTCCATCTGGCATGGCCCTGTGCCAGGACATTGGCTACGACACCATGAGGATGCCCAACCTGCTGGGGCACGAGTCGCCGGGGGAGGCCGTGCAGCAGAGCGCCAGCTGGCTCCCCCTGCTCGCCAGGGAATGTCACCCTGACGCACGCATCTTCCTCTGCTCACTCTTTGCTCCCATCTGCTTGGACAG GTTTGTCTCACCCTGCAGGAGTATCTGCGAGGCTGTGAGGGACAGCTGTGCTCCAATCATGAGTTGCTATGGCTACCCCTGGCCAGATATTCTACGTTGTGACCAGTTTCCTGCTGACCACTTGATGTGCATCTCATCCATCACCAACGCCAGTGTCAGCGTCAGCGCGAGGGGGCACAAAG TACCCCAGGCCAGCTGTCGAGACTGTGAGTTAGAGGAGGCCTCCTCAGCCAAAGACCTGCTAGAAACCTTCTGTAGGAGTGATTTTG tggTGAAACTGCGCCTGACGAGGCTCGAGTCCAGCCAGGTGAGCCTGACCCAGTTCACCCTGGCCTCCAAGCTGGAGGTCCTGAAGCACGGCCCGCTGCTGGGGGGCCAGATCCGCTCCCGCATGCAGCTGTGGCTGGAGAGGGACGCCACCTGCGTCCGGAACATGACGCGGCGCCAGCCCCGCGGCGGCACCTTCTTGGTGACGGGGACCATGCAGGGGGAGCGGCTGGTGGTCAACAAGGCCTTTGCCTGGCAAAAACGGGACCGGAATCTGATGGTGGCAGCACGCAAGTGGAAGAGACACCGGTGCAGAAACTAG
- the LOC134018497 gene encoding glutathione peroxidase 1-like encodes MSGTIKTFYDFTAKLLSGNILKLSSLQGKVVLVENVASLUGTTTRDYTQMNELHSRFSEKGLVILGVPCNQFGHQENCKNDEILKALKYIRPGNGFEPKFPLLEKMDVNGKDAHPLFVYLKEKLPVPSDDSMALMTDPKFIIWSPVCRNDIAWNFEKFLVGPDGEPYKRYSRRFLTSDIEADIKELLKRVK; translated from the exons ATGTCTGGAACTATTAAGACATTTTACGATTTTACAGCAAAGTTGCTGTCGGGCAATATATTGAAATTGTCGTCATTACAAGGAAAAGTTGTCCTTGTCGAAAATGTGGCGTCTCTCTGAGGCACTACAACCAGGGACTATACCCAGATGAACGAGCTACATTCGCGATTTTCCGAAAAGGGGCTTGTGATTCTAGGTGTTCCCTGCAATCAATTTGGACACCAG GAGAATTGCAAGAATGATGAGATCCTTAAGGCCCTTAAGTACATCCGTCCAGGCAATGGCTTTGAGCCTAAATTCCCTCTTCTTGAAAAGATGGATGTGAATGGAAAGGATGCCCACCCCTTGTTTGTGTATCTAAAGGAAAAGCTGCCTGTTCCCAGTGATGACTCCATGGCCCTCATGACCGACCCCAAATTCATCATTTGGAGCCCAGTCTGCAGGAATGATATTGCTTGGAACTTTGAGAAGTTCCTGGTTGGCCCAGACGGAGAACCATATAAGCGCTATAGCAGGAGGTTCCTGACCAGCGACATTGAGGCTGATATCAAGGAGCTTCTTAAGAGGGTGAAATAA